AATAATTTCGCTAGAACCAATGGAGGCTCTTAGATACTTGCCCTGGTTGAGTAAAAAGGGTTGGATCATCACTAATACCTCGCCTTTTTTAAACATCCCTAACTATCCGGATATGAAGGATATAAAGGCGGAACTAGAAAAAGTTGGCAAAGTAATAATGATAGATGTGGACGCAATTGCTCTTGGATTAAAATCTCCTCGCAGCGCCAATATGGTACTTCTGGGTGCGGCAGCTCCGTTCATCAAAATTCTTGAACCTAAGAATCTTGTAGATGGTATTCGCAATACTTTTGCCGCCAAGGGAGAAAAAATCACGGAAACCAATGTAGAGGCCTTCAACGCCGGCTACGATTTTGCTCAGAAACACCTAGAACATAGTTAAATAAATACGTCACCTATGCAAGCAATCGATAAAAAGAGAATCGACAGCGTGCTCGGCGATATGGGCATAGAGAATATCGCTCAGGCTACCATACGTCAATGTGTGGCCGTGAGTCGCGCTCTAGAAGAACAGACAGGGGAAAAATTTATCCACCTGGAAATAGGCAGTCCAAGTATTCCAGCAAGTGAAATTGGCATAGAGGCAGAAAAAGCTGCGCTTGACCGCGGCATGGCCTCTGTATATCCCAACATTAGCGGAGAGCCTGTGCTAAAAGAAACAGCATCAAAATTTATTAAAGCATTTATTGACATAGACGTTGAACCAAAAGGGATTGTTCCCACGGTGGGCTCAATGCAAGGCTGTTACAACCTTTTGCTTGAGTGCTCGCAGCTTAATCCGCAAAAAGACACAATTCTTTACATAGATCCCGGATTCCCGGTTCAACACACTCAGGCAGAAGTGCTTGGCATAAAGAGCGAGGGCTTTGACATTTACGAGTACCGCGGAGAAAAGCTTAGGGGAAAATTGGAGAGTTATCTGAAAAACAATAACATCTGCGCAATTTTATTCTCCAATCCAAACAACCCTTCATGGGTATGTTTGACTCCGGACGAATTGAAAATTATAGGAGAACTTGCAACAAAATATGATGCAATCGTACTTGAAGATTTAGCCTATTTCTGCATGGACTTCCGCAATGA
The window above is part of the Bacteroidales bacterium genome. Proteins encoded here:
- a CDS encoding pyridoxal phosphate-dependent aminotransferase; protein product: MQAIDKKRIDSVLGDMGIENIAQATIRQCVAVSRALEEQTGEKFIHLEIGSPSIPASEIGIEAEKAALDRGMASVYPNISGEPVLKETASKFIKAFIDIDVEPKGIVPTVGSMQGCYNLLLECSQLNPQKDTILYIDPGFPVQHTQAEVLGIKSEGFDIYEYRGEKLRGKLESYLKNNNICAILFSNPNNPSWVCLTPDELKIIGELATKYDAIVLEDLAYFCMDFRNDKSTPFEPPFQPSVAKYTDNYVLMISSSKVFSYAGERIAIAAISNKLYSREYPELKRRYHIARFGDNFSLTYLYTASSGTSHAPQFALAAMMQAAIDGKLNFVHTISEYGRRAKLAKEIFLKHGFSIVYAKDLNENIADGFFFTVGYKKMDSRTLLMELMRCGIIAIALDTTGSLQYGLRICVSLLAPDSTLQDLDERLGIFEKLQNN
- a CDS encoding indolepyruvate oxidoreductase subunit beta; amino-acid sequence: MKQDIILSGVGGQGILSIATIIGWAALDQNLHLKQAEVHGMSQRGGDVQSNLRLSTESIYSDLIPRGECDLIISLEPMEALRYLPWLSKKGWIITNTSPFLNIPNYPDMKDIKAELEKVGKVIMIDVDAIALGLKSPRSANMVLLGAAAPFIKILEPKNLVDGIRNTFAAKGEKITETNVEAFNAGYDFAQKHLEHS